In Platichthys flesus chromosome 21, fPlaFle2.1, whole genome shotgun sequence, the following are encoded in one genomic region:
- the LOC133932908 gene encoding musculin, translating to MSTGSAASDPEDYETCFRRAADPLGRAVRKTTCYDPHPYSDEEPEAKQERRVSRAHQREARQTQRNAANARERARMRVLSKAFSRLKTSLPWVPADTKLSKLDTLRLASSYISHLRQLLQEDRFENSFTRPVSLTWPFMMTVRSEDQDISTAAVRLCGATA from the exons ATGTCCACTGGCTCCGCAGCGAGCGACCCCGAGGACTATGAGACGTGTTTCAGGAGAGCCGCAGACCCTCTGGGCAGGGCTGTGAGGAAGACGACCTGCTACGACCCTCACCCATATTCGGACGAGGAGCCGGAGGCCAAGCAGGAGCGCAGGGTCTCCAGGGCGCACCAGAGGGAGGCGCGCCAGACGCAGAGGAACGCGGCCAACGCCAGGGAGAGGGCGCGCATGAGAGTGCTGAGCAAAGCCTTCTCCAGGCTAAAGACCAGCCTGCCATGGGTACCGGCGGACACCAAGCTGTCCAAACTGGACACGCTGCGCCTCGCCTCAAGCTACATATCCCacctgaggcagctgctgcaggaggaccgCTTCGAGAACAGCTTTACGCGCCCAGTGAGCCTG ACGTGGCCTTTCATGATGACAGTCCGCTCCGAGGACCAGGACATCTCCACTGCTGCGGTTCGACTCTGCGGAGCTACAGCATAA